The following are encoded together in the Theileria orientalis strain Shintoku DNA, chromosome 1, complete genome genome:
- a CDS encoding uncharacterized protein (GCC2 and GCC3 domain containing protein), which produces MSEIYAWVRLKGLFLEQELEKNKTYKPKSYKIKSKIYPITLRQYFGDLHCKRTYSGSLLRCKNNKTNCKCIKKALSGTGVSTACLYGDELTDCRGASFENREYTLESIEIFNDNNICRADDSWKYEERTITEAKNINLNDSNIDPYIDKKVRLGDTRVTNILNTFNVNPVRYIHSDLYYYNKTTKRNINDTPAQNFTDEKCWYFKTFEKRHGVDISSSQCVGELESCNLKDEYKLCKFVKTRYYRYKNEAFEMNFEDFNLSNVYSVYLEEEGRKCGQAANEHPEIEKVKFLQVTILKEITLTPRRVFHLGPFGPYTETKKLKICACSSYTKTNKIYSCVRKSDYDIEIGEVVIRGKKTVSFQDSDSGKPINVSVQDQIAFMVESWVIDEDCTKLFDLYKVDWNDYTVEDLPSLSKYFVMGENSEDNRTVTFRGDVAGKFCVCLVGKNDAMIETSEQGYRVKGVKNNIDAIAYKDSKGKRIVDGILVETVGIEAEYIESIFVVDSKKSCDGESVGEWSGRKYRYNTLSASHEQKYLIYDEFRFLKEDAVLDENLICVKYTNLEGKYAVGLLSEREYKDYRIHTLNKPVDIDQVQPDDMYIFYATNNLEKFESWREQFKRLNERRRVGSHQVGDLNSNEGFVDKYFKKMVHFEVYKGKNRISMSVANEEETLLLPIYDVTIDSPSKMRMVVTSKKVYWYVLMDSKRLLVRYDVDNIVERYELRRDVVFNDIILYHPMDFEVLQQEDLVKIVLIDSSSSCIVMLDSELRHIKSICNNIENTALVNPLSITCSASQKGSKIFNCFVVENTTDMIIWLSVDIGKEELSYVSNYLTGTVADDLDPHLGSISSVESYVYNDSKIDTTLLFIIRENPEFWAILLPDVATKKIHFVTTLSNLPGYSRVKRICPTYNGPTEHKLMIIREHYINYPLKKGNDIQDIFERVRDEDNIKWVLTWAPLESILQIPDFSYNIPENIVYKDSLRLAPQFMEYERFKKMITYHIGNYEDLNGYVKNTFAIDRLTGELSITVNEIKVRRLKLTIVASILAVEDKIDLDINFSCRDGEYYDGSSCLQCPVGYYYSVSMNPRDGSDWPKCTKCPENKITRREGSSSLEDCTCDKGSTVVIDPVTSLEICEPCPPGTYKSTVGSEPCIGSCYKNSETKVIGSKSEEERRCECLPGYYWGGHDQGINECVECEKGYFCLGGFKSNRNKCPENMTSQPGSNDQDKCVCMMGCEPVLEGSQVSLIQKEQGFRSQSDTLKCKPCPKNKYKDTESNDSCTECPINSYTGENGSQKKSDCSKCNPGYYETGLEDEPCRKCRENMYCVGSNAKERVNKKYEGKMERCPENSKSTYFDVITQHCTICPIGKYCMGGKDDQMNHRQPMDCADSNALTKTTGASSISECACKPGYYMDKDSNNICKECPENHYKSYVSNDLCTKCDENSSTSGKKGSTSKEQCVCDPGYYFDNGCVSCNFNDRYCPGGVIEIKDNKGAIKIVTQTPIKCPPNTEITPGVDNASSIKFCKCKKGYSFVSEDDVMNTKKCAPCSPGTYKSSVMDSSCNGLCTQNATSLNGAVSSNQCFCRSGYYYLEGGVCSNNSNTPGSCLGNDKCSSSMEHYLCSECKMGYTNNFVKGVLCQQCPNMFINISLTMIYGLGLLLINIVMACLNISAGFNRRSIHSVVIKIALNYAICTSVINVINFAELKIPMGLSRITNSFTKVFDSEDVVYYTSIDCLIRKFLKVNHADSLFYVTLKYNDTRTKLALLQQAEIQGMHKISEKLREQYENERLLMIFRYIPLPNQTIWLKFRNFIEDMIPIYVTVLFSVHGKITSRMLSLLDCSYIDLGRSFPGKYMLRPAMSIKCSLYPSDGYIKYLILGLSGLVIWGFGIPFLSFTVLYTNRKNLYATSIRMKYGFLHNGFRQDYWYWETIVFTRKCLVLVIGSIVIVPSQNYSGSRIWMALVVAIIFLIVQLIYKPFDERDYFVLGRLENHSMIAWTFTLILFSIIIESNFSPIVNFFLFTVIVILNVLFVLEVLFFFIISFYSNAIFLINEHFSKANFTYIKASHILYSNQPFVSYDQTNEVITLKPKTKRLRLTKSDKNLTYDHLNYLVNSISNLYTIAVHEIKLDVIPSMLIEFLIRYSISMANVENKILEKCLFNEFSGGNLSKLIVHVTTDNYNNLNKFINLKKYKKDNPSDHYINAIVNSLFDDDILINDLFLSDLFRSIEKLANLDKKALSLLYALFKHFKFYFERKESQEMEEKLNNLNKIKSELQMRRIDGSHGEELKRSVDKLMDEVNVLKVKKVEYIEQLKELDAMEFKFKKEHDNILLNVNKEGAMNDNSESRFGDMIQDLGFESHERSEFITEVNPDDFE; this is translated from the exons atgTCAGAGATATATG CATGGGTTCGATTAAAAGGTTTATTTCTGGAacaggagctggaaaaaaataagactTATAAGCCCAAAAGTTATAAAATCAAGA GCAAAATATATCCAATCACTTTGAGACAGTATTTTGGCGACTTGCATTGCAAAAGAACATACTCTGGGTCATTGTTGAGATGcaagaataataaaacaaattgcaaatgtattaaaaagGCGTTATCCGGAACAGGAGTTTCTACGGCATGCCTATACGGAGATGAATTGACAGACTGTAGAGGAGCAAGCTTTGAGAACAGGGAATACACACTAGAGTCAATTGAAATATtcaatgataataatatatgtcGAGCTGATGATTCATGGAAATATGAAGAAAGAACAATAACGGAAgccaaaaatattaatctaAATGATAGTAACATAG ACCCTTACATTGATAAAAAGGTTAGGTTAGGGGACACCAGGGTTACGAACATACTGAATACCTTTAATGTTAACCCAGTGAGGTACATTCATTCTGACCTTTACTACtacaataaaacaacaaagAGGAACATAA ATGACACACCGGCACAAAATTTTACTGATGAAAAATGCTGGTACTTCAAGACTTTTGAAAAGAGACATGGAGTGGATATCTCATCGTCGCAATGCGTAGGAGAGCTGGAGTCATGTAACTTAAAGGATGAGTATAAGCTGTGTAAATTTG taaaaacGAGGTACTATAGATACAAGAATGAGGCGTTTGAGATGAATTTTGAAGATTTCAACCTGTCAAACGTATATTCGGTCTATTTagaggaagaaggtagGAAATGTGGACAGGCTGCAAATGAGCATCCTGAAATAGAGAAGGTGAAATTCCTGCAAGTTACTATCCTGAAGGAAATAACGTTGACTCCAAGAAGGGTGTTTCATTTGGGCCCATTTGGGCCGTACACCGAAACAAAGAAACTCAAAATATGTGCTTGCTCCAGTTACACAAAGacaaacaaaatatacTCGTGTGTCAGAAAGAGTGACTATGACATAGAAATCGGAGAAGTGGTAATAAGAGGTAAA AAAACTGTTAGTTTTCAAGATTCTGACTCCGGTAAACCTATAAACGTCAGTGTACAGGATCAAATAGCATTTATGGTCGAATCTTGGGTCATAGATGAAGATTGCACAAAACTTTTTGATCTCTACAAGGTGGATTGGAATGATTATACAGTTGAAGATCTCCCGAGTTTATCGAAGTACTTTGTTATGGGAGAGAACAGCGAGGATAATAGAACAGTAACATTTAGAGGAGACGTAGCAGGAAAGTTTTGCGTATGTTTGGTAGGAAAGAATGATGCAATGATAGAAACGAGTGAACAGGGATATAGAGTAAAGG gagttaaaaacaacattgaCGCTATCGCATATAAGGACTCGAAGGGCAAAAGAATTGTAGATGGGATTTTAGTAGAGACAGTAGGAATTGAAGCAGAATACATAGAGTCTATATTCGTAGTAGACTCCAAAAAGTCATGCGATGGTGAGTCGGTCGGTGAGTGGAGTGGAAGGAAGTATAGATATAATACACTGAGTGCATCACACGAACAAAAGTATCTGATATACGACGAGTTTAGATTTTTAAAAGAGGACGCAGTACTGGATGAAAATTTGAtctgtgtaaaatacacaaatttagAAGGTAAATACGCAGTGGGACTACTATCGGAAAGGGAATATAAGGATTATAGAATACACACGCTTAATAAGCCAGTAGACATAGACCAAGTGCAACCGGACgatatgtacatattctACGCTACCAATAATTTGGAAAAGTTCGAATCATGGCGTGAACAGTTTAAGAGGTTAAATGAGAGGAGGAGAGTTGGTTCCCATCAAGTAGGAGACTTAAATTCCAATGAGGGATTTGTTGACAAGTACTTTAAAAAGATGGTACACTTTGAGGTCTACAAGGgcaaaaatagaataagCATGAGTGTTGCAAATGAGGAGGAAACATTGTTACTGCCGATTTACGATGTGACAATAGACTCACCCTCAAAGATGAGGATGGTAGTAACGTCAAAAAAGGTGTACTGGTACGTTCTGATGGACTCGAAGAGGTTGCTAGTGAGGTACGACGTGGACAACATAGTGGAAAGGTATGAGCTGAGAAGAGACGTAGTATTCAATGACATAATATTGTACCACCCAATGGACTTTgaggttcttcagcaggagGACCTCGTAAAGATAGTGCTGATCGACTCCTCGAGTTCGTGCATAGTGATGTTGGACTCTGAGCTGAGGCACATAAAGTCGATTTGCAACAACATAGAAAACACGGCTCTTGTGAACCCATTATCAATAACGTGCTCAGCGAGTCAGAAGGGCTCTAAGATATTTAATTGCTTTGTAGTAGAGAACACAACGGACATGATAATATGGCTGTCAGTGGACATAGGGAAGGAGGAACTGAGTTACGTGTCTAACTATCTGACAGGCACAGTGGCAGATGATTTGGATCCACATTTGGGATCAATATCGTCAGTAGAGTCCTACGTGTACAACGACTCTAAGATAGATACAACACTGTTGTTCATAATAAGG GAAAATCCGGAGTTCTGGGCGATTCTCCTACCTGACGTTGCCactaaaaaaatacacTTTGTGACCACGCTGAGTAATCTTCCAGGATATAGTAGAGTTAAAAGGATATGTCCAACATACAATGGACCTACTGAACACAAATTGATGATAATAAGGGAGCATTACATAAACTACCCTCTGAAAAAAGGAAACGATATACAAGACATATTTGAAAGAGTGAGAGACGAAGACAATATAAAATGGGTGCTGACATGGGCTCCCCTAGAGTCAATACTACAGATCCCAGACTTCAGCTATAACATACCTGAAAACATAGTGTACAAGGATTCGCTAAGGTTGGCTCCACAGTTCATGGAATATGAACGTTTCAAAAAGATGATAACGTATCACATAGGAAACTATGAGGACCTGAATGGATATGTGAAAAATACGTTTGCAATTGATAGGTTGACTGGAGAGCTGAGCATAACAGTGAACGAGATTAAGGTCAGAAGGCTAAAGCTGACCATAGTAGCAAGTATCCTGGCAGTTGAGGACAAAATAGATTTAGACATAAATTTCAGCTGCAGAGATGGAGAATACTATGACGGAAGCTCTTGTCTACAGTGCCCAGTGGGTTATTACTACTCTGTGTCGATGAACCCGAGAGATGGAAGTGATTGGCCAAAGTGTACCAAGTGTCCAGAAAACAAGATTACAAGGAGGGAGGGCTCTAGCTCTTTGGAAGATTGTACTTGTGACAAGGGTTCGACAGTTGTAATAGACCCTGTAACATCTTTAGAAATATGTGAACCATGCCCACCAG gAACATACAAGTCGACGGTGGGTTCAGAACCATGTATTGGATCATGTTACAAAAACTCTGAAACGAAAGTTATAGGGAGCAAGAGTGAAGAGGAACGAAGATGCGAATG TTTGCCGGGATACTATTGGGGAGGACACGATCAAGGCATAAACGAATGCGTTGAATGTGAAAAGGGGTACTTCTGCCTCGGCGGATTCAAGTCAAATAGAAACAAATGCCCAGAGAACATGACCTCTCAACCAGGATCAAACGACCAggataaatgtgtgtgtatgatGGGATGTGAACCGGTACTAGAGGGATCTCAAGTTTCACTAATCCAAAAGGAACAAGGATTTAGAAGTCAATCTGatacattaaaatgtaaaccGTGtccaaaaaataaatacaaagaTACAGAATCAAACGATAGTTGCACTGAATGTCCAATAAACTCATACACTGGAGAAAATGGTAGCCAAAAGAAATCAGACTGCAGTAAATGTAATCCTGGATATTATGAAACAGGCCTAGAGGATGAGCCATGTAGAAAATGCAGAGAAAATATGTACTGCGTGGGATCAAACGCTAAGGAAAGAGTAAACAAAAAGTATGAAGGAAAGATGGAAAGGTGTCCAGAGAATTCTAAGA GTACATACTTTGATGTGATAACTCAACATTGTACGATATGTCCTATTGGCAAATACTGTATGGGTGGAAAGGATGATCAGATGAATCATAGACAACCAATGGATTGTGCAGATAGTAATGCTTTAACAAAGACTACTGGTGCATCATCGATATCAGAGTGTGCTTGTAAGCCAGGATACTATATGGATAAAGATTCAAACAACATATGTAAGGAGTGTCCAGAAAATCATTACAAATCATATGTATCAAATGATTTATGTACAAAGTGTGATGAGAATTCATCAACAAGTGGGAAGAAGGGTTCCACATCAAAGGAACAATGTGTGTGTGATCCTGGTTATTATTTTGACAATGGATGTGTATCATGTAACTTCAATGATAGATATTGTCCAGGTGGTgtaatagaaataaaagataataaaggagcaattaaaatagtaacaCAAACACCAATAAAATGTCCTCCGAATACTGAGATTACACCAGGAGTTGATAATGCTAGttcaattaaattttgtaagTGTAAAAAGGGGTACTCATTTGTATCTGAAGACGATGTCATGAACACGAAGAAATGTGCTCCATGTTCACCAGGTACATACAAAAGCTCAGTCATGGACTCAAGTTGTAATGGTCTATGTACTCAGAATGCTACCAGTCTGAATGGTGCAGTGAGTTCTAATCAATGTTTCTGTAGATCCGGTTATTACTATCTTGAAGGTGGTGTCTGTAGTAA TAACTCAAATACTCCT GGTTCATGTCTCGGTAATGATAAATGTTCATCTTCTATGGaacattatttatgtagTGAATGTAAGATGGGTTATACGAACAATTTTGTTAAAGGAGTTTTGTGTCAACAGTGTccaaatatgtttataaacatatcATTAACAATGATTTATGGACTTGgattgttattaattaacattGTTATGGCTTGTCTTAATATAAGTGCAGGTTTTAATCGTAGATCTATACATTCGGTTGTTATTAAGATTGCGCTGAACTATGCAATATGTACATCAGTcattaatgttattaattttgCTGAACTTAAAATACCAATGGGCCTAAGTAGAATAACAAATTCATTTACAAAAGTATTTGATTCAGAAGATGTTGTTTATTACACATCGATCGATTGTCTGATTCGTAAGTTTTTGAAAGTGAACCATGCTGATTCACTGTTCTATGTCACATT GAAATATAATGACACTAGAACAAAGCTAGCTCTGTTACAACAAGCTGAAATTCAGGGTATGCATAAAATATCAGAAAAATTAAGAGAACAATATGAGAACGAAAGATTGTTAATGATATTCAGATATATTCCACTACCTAATCAGACAATATGGCTCAAGTTTAGAAACTTTATAGAAGATATGATTCCGATTTATGTGACTGTACTTTTCTCAGTACATGGAAAGATAACAAGTAGGATGTTAAGTCTATTGGATTGTAGTTACATTGACCTAGGACGTTCATTTCCTGGCAAATATATGTTGAGACCTGCAATGAGTATTAAATGTTCATTATATCCATCCGATGgttatatcaaatatttaatattaggTTTGAGTGGACTAGTTATTTGGGGATTTGGTATACCATTCCTTTCGTTCACTGTGTTATACACTAATCGCAAAAACTTATATGCTACCAGCATTAGAATGAAATATggttttttacacaatggATTCAGACAAGATTACTGGTATTGGGAAACTATTGTTTTTACCAGAAAGTGTTTAGTTCTTGTAATTGGTAGCATTGTTATAGTACCATCTCAGAACTACAGTGGATCAAGAATATGGATGGCATTAGTTGTAGcaatcatatttttaattgtacAACTAATATACAAACCCTTCGACGAAAG aGACTATTTCGTACTAGGAAGACTTGAGAACCATAGTATGATAGCCTGGACATTTACACTCATACTCTTCTCAATCATCATCGAATCAAATTTTAGTCCTATAGTCAacttttttctttttacgGTTATCGTCATCCTTAACGTTTTATTTGTACTGGaggttttatttttctttataaTCTCTTTCTATTCTAATGCAATATTTCTGATCAACGAACACTTTTCTAAAGCCAATTTCACATACATCAAGGCCTCTCACATCCTCTATTCAAATCAGCCATTTGTATCATATGACCAAACAAATGAAGTCATAACACTTAAGCCCAAAACCAAAAGATTGAGATTAACCAAATCTGATAAGAACCTTACGTATGACCACTTGAACTATTTGGTGAACTCAATCAGTAATTTATATACCATTGCGGTTCATGAAATAAAGCTAGATGTTATCCCTTCAATGCTTATAGAGTTTTTAATAAGGTATTCAATTTCAATGGCAAACGtagaaaacaaaatattggAAAAGTGTTTGTTTAATGAGTTCTCAGGGGGGAATTTGTCTAAACTAATTGTTCACGTGACTACGGACAACTATAACAAcctaaacaaatttattaaccTTAAGAAGTATAAGAAGGATAACCCATCCGATCATTAC ATAAACGCAATAGTTAACTCATTATTCGATGAcgacattttaataaatgacTTATTCCTCTCAGACCTGTTCAGGTCGATTGAGAAGTTGGCCAATCTAGACAAAAAAGCACTAAGCCTCCTATATGCTCTTTTTAAACACTTTAAATTCTACTTTGAGAGAAAGGAAAGTCAGGAGATGGAAGAGAAACTTAACAacttgaataaaattaaaagtgaATTGCAAATGAGGAGAATAGATGGGAGTCATGGAGAAGAGCTGAAACGTTCAGTTGATAAACTCATGGATGAGGTAAATGTTCTGAAGGTTAAAAAGGTTGAGTACATAGAACAACTAAAGGAGCTTGATGCTATGGagttcaaatttaaaaaagaacACGACAACATCCTGTTAAACGTTAACAAGGAAGGAGCCATGAATGATAATAGTGAGAGTAGGTTCGGGGACATGATCCAGGACCTGGGATTTGAATCGCATGAGCGCTCGGAGTTCATTACCGAGGTGAACCCGGATGACTTTGAATGA
- a CDS encoding uncharacterized protein (GTP-binding protein LepA family protein), whose translation MLFYYQIAFIITELILYYLLNSIFLCSLSINVHSSLHPRRFNRFFNKIDSYHINPLNHVDKNRKFGYINQNPSLFQKNTGVYRNFLKFSKNAEVAVDQEEVDSELIRNFCIIAHVDHGKSTLADRFLQFTKAVPPERFKDQYLDNMDLERERGITIKLQTALIKYKSFIDGRTYTLNLIDTPGHIDFNHEARRSISACEGAILVVDGTKGIEAQTVTTANIAIEKGLKIIPVVNKIDMGHCDYESTAINLKKHFDFTEAEILKASAKQGTGIEDILEAVVGVVPPPKVDLEKPFRALVFDSIYDNNKGAICYVRVFEGSLKVGDEITLMNAKITSKVTALGVLLPDKREETDSLQSGQVGWITAGIKNTSQIEVGDTISLKKNLVEPVHKFESSKPTVFAGIYPCIGGDFDKLQTALEKLKLNDHSFHFETSNSSLVGHGFKCGFNGLLHLDIIVQRLDREFDTQVIVTSPSVPYRCTLRDGTVIMVDDAAKWPDDKVVQSSEEPWTYVTVRTQQDSLGEVMSMMNKMRARFLEKTAVRGTNMVVMEYEIPMCEILSDFFSKLKSVTNGFGSYDYEGTFYQPIELCKMRILLNGDEAVGLAVVVPRKEAHERGKFIVQTLVKLIPKRQFKVPVQAVVGRKVIASASIPAVRKDVTERCSGGDPSRKRKLLENQASVSGSGND comes from the exons atgttattttattaccaAATCGCATTCATAATAACAGAATTAATCTTATATTACTTGttaaattcaatttttttatgtTCTCTGAGTATAAATGTTCATTCTAGTTTACACCCTAGAAGGTTCAATAGATTCTTCAATAAAATCGATTCATATCACATAAATCCGCTAAATCATGTAGATAAAAATCGAAAATTTGGTTATATAAACCAAAACCCTAGTTTGTTTCAAAAAAATACAGGAGTTTATCgcaattttttaaaattcagCAAAAATGCTGAAGTTGCAGTGGATCAAGAAGAAGTAGATTCAGAGTTGATTAGAAATTTCTGTATAATAGCACATGTTGATCACGGAAAGTCGACCCTGGCAGATAGGTTCCTGCAGTTTACAAAAGCAG TGCCTCCGGAACGCTTCAAGGACCAGTATTTGGACAATATGGACCTGGAAAGAGAAAGAGGAATAACAATAAAGCTGCAAACAGCCTTGATCAAGTATAAGTCGTTTATAGATGGAAGGACGTACACACTAAACCTGATTGACACGCCAGG ACATATTGACTTTAATCACGAGGCAAGAAGGTCAATATCAGCATGTGAAGGAGCAATACTGGTGGTGGACGGGACGAAGGGAATAGAAGCGCAGACAGTGACGACTGCAAATATCGCAATAGAAAAGGGACTGAAGATAATACCAGTGGTTAACAAAATTGATATGGGA cACTGCGACTACGAGTCGACGGCCATAaacctgaagaagcacTTTGACTTTACAGAAGCGGAGATACTCAAGGCATCAGCGAAGCAGG GCACTGGAATCGAGGACATACTGGAGGCGGTGGTTGGAGTGGTTCCTCCCCCGAAAGTAGACCTGGAGAAGCCGTTCAGAGCCCTCGTGTTCGACAGCATATACGACAACAACAAGGGAGCAATATGCTACGTCAGA GTGTTTGAAGGCTCTCTGAAGGTCGGAGATGAAATAACGCTGATGAACGCAAAAATAACATCCAAAGTCACAGCACTTGGAGTGTTGTTGCCAGATAAGAGGGAGGAAACAGACTCACTGCA GTCGGGGCAAGTTGGTTGGATAACGGcaggaataaaaaacacatCGCAAATAGAGGTCGGAGACACTATATCACTGAA gaaAAACCTGGTTGAGCCGGTGCATAAATTTGAGAGTTCTAAGCCCACAGTGTTCGCAGGCATATACCCGTGCATTGGAGGAGACTTTGACAAGCTGCAGACGGCCCTGGAGAAGCTTAAGCTGAACGACCACTCCTTCCACTTTGAAACGTCAAACTCGAGTCTGGTCGGCCACGGGTTTAAGTGCGGCTTCAACGGGCTGTTGCACCTGGACATCATTGTCCAGAGACTGGACAGAGAATTTGACACGCAAGTAATAGTGACGTCGCCGTCTGTGCCTTATAGGTGCACGCTGAGGGACGGAACGGTGATAATGGTGGATGACGCGGCCAAGTGGCCGGACGACAAGGTGGTTCAGAGCAGCGAAGAGCCGTGGACCTACGTGACAGTGAGAACACAGCAAGA TTCGCTGGGAGAAGTTATGTCAatgatgaataaaatgagaGCAAGGTTCCTGGAGAAGACGGCAGTGAGGGGGACAAACATGGTGGTCATGGAGTACGAAATACCAATGTGCGAAATCCTGTCGGACTTCTTCAGTAAACTTAAGTCAGTGACAAACGGGTTCGGCTCATACGACTACGAAGGAACGTTCTACCAGCCGATAGAGCTGTGCAAAATGAGGATACTGCTGAACGGAGACGAGGCAGTAGGCCTGGCAGTGGTAGTGCCGAGAAAGGAGGCGCACGAAAGAG GCAAATTCATAGTGCAGACGCTGGTGAAGCTGATCCCGAAAAGGCAGTTTAAAGTGCCAGTACAGGCAGTGGTGGGAAGGAAGGTGATAGCCTCGGCAAGCATACCGGCGGTGAGGAAGGACGTAACGGAAAGGTGTAGCGGAGGAGACCCGTCGAGAAAGAGGAAACTGCTCGAAAACCAAGCGAGCGTaagtggaagtggaaaTGACTGA
- a CDS encoding porin — translation MQGVKSFGWTSFPLLNSLNGVETNDRESKKSVFNFKKRISSLQNFRIPNPLNTEGPKIRSPNGFISEKFVPLLKVAHCNENKEDNKPPLGDNQPMPPSPYDLLVYENLSREYKNVITQDNYDGFRLEADRQLNKNFQLSHSLYLGTLLKDVGYIYQIGANYASDDGKKFVMFKVGLDGNIALKAFAKLGKRLELKAVTNSKLKIDNQSTFEVGADYIDDNWTATLKCCWQGTFIWNICYTHQIVPSLTLGSEVTYIDANGASIGSLMARYVRGDHVLTCQLSRQPDFKQMDFSKNEVNCARIQYARKVNDRLSLATELELSPSAKESALRLGWEYLFRHARVQGNIDTCGRIAMQTQDYNGFGVSGCIDYWNNIYRFGFMMHIMPQPENNPQEPGDLA, via the exons ATGCAGGGAGTTAAGTCGTTCGGATGGACGTCGTTTCCACTACTAAACTCGTTGAACGGCGTAGAAACAAACGATCGTGAGAGTAAAAAGTCAGTCTTCAATTTTAAGAAGAGAATATCGTCACTACAGAACTTTAGAATCCCGAATCCGTTGAACACAGAAGGCCCAAAAATTAGGTCACCGAACGGGTTCATATCTGAAAAGTTCGTACCACTACTAAAGGTTGCACACTGCAACGAGAATAAAGAGGATAATAAGCCGCCGTTAGGAGATAATCAGCCCATGCCGCCCTCGCC GTACGATCTGCTGGTGTACGAGAATTTGTCGAGAGAGTACAAAAACGTCATCACACAGGACAACTACGATGGGTTCAGGCTGGAAGCGGACAGGCAACTGAATAAAAACTTTCAACTGAGCCACTCGCTGTACCTGGGAACACTGCTGAAGGACGTGGGCTACATATACCAAATAGGCGCGAACTACGCAAGCGACGACGGAAAAAAGTTTGTAATGTTTAAAGTGGGCCTGGACGGAAACATAGCACTCAA AGCGTTCGCAAAGCTGGGAAAGAGACTGGAGCTTAAGGCAGTGACGAACTCGAAACTAAAAATAGACAACCAGAGCACGTTTGAAGTGGGAGCGGACTATATTGACGACAACTGGACAGCGACCCTGAAGTGCTGCTGGCAAG GCACGTTCATATGGAACATTTGTTACACGCATCAGATAGTACCATCCCTTACGCTGGGATCAGAGGTGACGTACATC GACGCAAATGGAGCCTCCATTGGATCACTGATGGCAAGATATGTCAGAGGAGACCACGTGTTAACAT GTCAATTGTCGAGGCAGCCTGACTTTAAGCAGATGGATTTCTCAAAGAATGAAGTCAACTGTGCGAGGATACAGTACGCTAGGAAGGTCAACGACCGGTTGTCACTGGCAACGGAGCTGGAGCTATCACCGTCAGCCAAGGAGTCAGCGTTGCGACTG GGCTGGGAGTACCTGTTCAGGCACGCAAGAGTGCAGGGAAACATAGATACCTGCGGAAGAATAGCAATGCAGACGCAAGATTACAACGGATTTGGAGTAAGCGGCTGTATCGACTACTGGAATAACATCTACCGCTTCGGGTTCATGATGCACATAATGCCGCAACCGGAAAATAACCCGCAGGAACCAGGCGACCTAGCATAA
- a CDS encoding uncharacterized protein (thioredoxin-like fold domain containing protein): MTSRLYLRPLHHIFSGLPALKLSKSLIMYPQSRFATSSSKPASTFAVPVTETKLFSDFVESSVDSYNSSRDVVDSEMAHLLSSHKLLLFMEGSVDSPKSLCAANIVKIFTLLQVLDFHTVDVLSNREVFGFLCSKLGEPARNVLFKDGSPFAGHDELLALFKSGKLLEALGVSRPYSSATHKQFRKQLPVATF, from the exons atgaCATCTCGCTTATATTTAAGGCCTTTGCATCACATTTTTTCTGGCCTTCCTGCTTTAAAACTCTCAAAGTCTTTAATTATGTATCCCCAGAGTCGTTTTGcgacttcttcttccaaACCCGCATCTACTTTCGCCGTCCCTGTCACGGAAACTAAACTTTTTAGCGACTTTGTTGAGTCTTCCGTGGATTCCTACAATTCGAGTCGGGACGTTGTGGATTCTGAGATGGCACACCTTCTCAGCTCCCACAAGCTCCTTCTTTTCATGGAAGGCTCCGTTGATAGTCCCAAATCTCTCTGTGCGGCTAACATTGTTAAAATCTTTACGCTTCTCCAGGTGCTCGACTTTCACACTGTGGACGTTTTATCCAATAGGGAGGTCTTCGGATTCCTGTGTTCCAAACT CGGAGAGCCTGCTCGCAATGTTCTTTTCAAGGACGGATCTCCCTTCGCCGGCCACGACGAGCTCCTGGCTCTCTTTAAGTCCGGGAAACTTCTTGAGGCTCTGGGCGTTTCCAGGCCCTACTCCTCCGCCACTCACAAGCAGTTTAGGAAACAGCTTCCCGTGGCCACTTTCTAA